The Symphalangus syndactylus isolate Jambi chromosome 1, NHGRI_mSymSyn1-v2.1_pri, whole genome shotgun sequence DNA segment gagtagctggtattacaggcacccaccaccatgcctgactaatttttgtatttttaatagagatgggtttttgccatgttggtcaggctggtcttgaactcctgacctcatgatccacccgcctcggcctcccaaagttctggaattataggcatgagccaccatacccggccttgCTCCTCATTTTAGGGGGAAAATAATTAATGTATCATCAGGTTGTATATcattagtttgattttttttgtggcATTATTaagattccatttaaaaatttgacATATTTATTCACCCATTTGCTGTTAGAAGTTAGACTGTTTCATTAAGTATCAAATTATCTTAAGTTTCAGGCTTAATGACACTGTAATTTCAGTGGCATAAGGAAGATTTTCCCACTCATCCAACATAAACTTATACTGAGAGAGATGCAATTACAACAATTAACAACCATGTATTTCTACTTTCACATGTGCAGGatgctttgttctctttttctcatcTGATCAAGGCACCATGGCTCCTACATCCTCATCTATGGCATATCTTGCTGAATTTTGTAGGTAGAAGTAAGCATTTTCTACATTGTGTCCGTAATCTactttttaattagaaattttacttaatttcacACTATATTCTTTTCTGTggtcaaaaaaatcaaaattgtggaagggtggagccaagatggccgaataggaacagctccagtctacaacaCCCAGCCttagcgacacagaagacaggtgatttctgcatttctgtttgaggtaccagtttcatctcactagggagtgccaaacagtgggtgcaggacagtcggtgaagcgcactgtgcgtgagccaaagcagggcgaggcattacctcacttgggaagcacaaggggtcagggagttccctttcctactcaaagaaaggggtaacagatggcacctagaaaattgggtcagtcccactccaatactgcgcttttccaacgggcctggaaaatggcacactaggagattgtgtcccgcacctggctcggagggtcctatgctcacggagtctcgctgattgctagcacagcagtctgagatcaaactgcaaggcggcagcgaggctgggggaggggctcccgccattgcccaggcttgcttaggtaaacaaagcagccaggaagctcgaactaggtggagcccaccacagctcaaggaggcctgcctgcttctgtaggctccacctctgggggcagggcacagacaaacaaaaattcaacaggaacctctgcagacttaaatttccctgtctgactgacagctttgaagacagtagtggttctcccagcatgcagctggagatctgagaacggacagactgcctcctaaagtggatccctgacccctgagcagcctaaatgggaagcaccccccagtagggacagattgacacctcactcagccgggtactcttctgagacaaaacttccagaggaactatcagacagctgaatttgtggtctcaggaaaatccgctgttctgcagccaccgctgctgacacccagccaaacagggtctggagtggacctctagtaaactccaacagacctgcagctgagggtcctgcctggtagaaggaaaactaacaaacagaaaggacatccacaccaaaaacccatctgtacatcaccatcatcaaagacaaaaagtagataaaaccacaaagatggggaaaaaacagggcagaaaaactggaaactctaaaaagcagagcacctctcctcctccaaaggaacgcagttcctcaccagcaacggaacaaagctggatggaggatgacattgacgagttgagagaagaaggcttcagatgatcaaacttctccgagctacaggaggaaattcaaaacaatagcaaagaagttaaaaactttgaaaaaaattagaagaatggataactagaataaccaatggagagaagggcttaaaggagatgatggagctgaaagccaagtatcgagaactacgcgaagattgcagaagcctcagtagcagatgcgatcaactggaagaaagggtatcgctgatggaagatgaaatgaatgaaatgaagtgagaagggaagtttagagaaaaaagaataaaaagaaatgaacaaagcctccaagaaatttgggactatgtgaaaagaccaaacctacgtctgattggtgtacctgaaaatgacggggagaatggaaccaagttggaaaacactctgcaagatattatccaggagaacttccccaatctagcaaggcaggccaacattcagattcaggaaatacagagaacgccacaaagatactgctcgagaagagcaactccaagacacataattgtcagattcaccaaagttgaaatgaagcaaaaaatgttaagggcagccagagagaaaggtcgggttacccacaaagggaagcccgtcagactaacagctgatctctcggcagaaactctacaagccagaagagagtgggggccaatattcaacattcttaaagaaaagaattttcaacccagaatttcatatccagccaaactaagcttcataggtgaagaagaaataaaatactttacagacaagcaaacgctgagcgattttgtcaccaccaggactgccctaaaagagctcctgaaggaagcactaaacatggaaaggaacaactggtaccagcccctgcaaaagcatgccaaattgtaaagaccatcaaggctaggaagaaactgcaaccaacgagcaaaataaccaactaacatcataatgacaggatcagattcacacataacaatattaactttaaatgtcaatgggctaaatgctccaattaaaagacacagactggcaaactggataaggagtcaggacccatcagtgtgttgtattcaggaaacccatctcacgtgcagagacacacatagactcaaaataaaaggatggaggaagatctatcaagcaaatggaaaaaaagaaaagtcaggggttgcaatcctagtctctgataaaatagactttaaaccaacaaagatcaaaagagacaaagaacaccattacataatggtaaagggatccattcaacaagaagagctaactatcctaaacatatatgcacccaacacaggagcacctagattcataaagcaagtcctgaatgACCTACAAAGgtacttaaactcccacacaataataatcggagattttaacaccccactgtcaacgttagacagaacaacgagacagaaagttaacaaggatatccaggaattgaactcagctctgcacaaagttgACCTAATggacacctacagaactctccaccccaaatcaacagaatatacatttttttcagcaccacaccacacctattccaaaattgaccacatggttggaagtaaagctctcctcagcaaatgtaaaagaacagaaaatataacaaactgtctctcagaccacagtgcaatcaaactagaactcaggattaagaaactcactcaaaaccactcaactacatggaaactgaaaaacctgctcctgaatgactattgggtacataatgaaatgaaggcagaaataaagatgttctttgaaaccaacgagaacaaagacacaacataccagaatctctgggacacattcaaagcagtgtgtagagggaaatttatagcactaaatgcccacaagagaaggcatcgacaccccaacatcacaattaaaggaactagaaaagcaagagcaaacacattcaaaagctagcagaaggctagaaataactaaaatcagagcagaactgaaggaaatagagacacagaaaacccttcaaaaaattaatgaatccaggagcttgttttctgaaaagatcaacaaaattgatagactgctagcaagacaaataaagaagaaaagagagaagaatcaaatagatgcaataaaaaatgaagaaggagatatcaccaccaatcccacagaaatacaatctaacatcagagaatactacaaacacctctatgcaaataaactagaaaatctagaagaaatggataaattcctcgacaaatacaccctcccaagactaaaccaggaagaagttgaatctctgaatagaccaataacaggctctgaaattgtggcaataatcaatagcttaccaaccgaaaagagtccaggacctgatggattcacagctgaattccaccagaggtacaaggaggaactggtaccattccttctgaaactattccaattgatagaaaaagagggaatcctccctaacacattttatgaatccagcatcgtcctgataccaaagcctggcagggacataaccaaaaaagagaatttcagaccaatatccttgatgaacattgatgcagaaatcctcaataaaatactggcaaaccaaatccagcagcacatcaaaaagcttatccaccatgatcaagtgggcttcatccctgggatgcaaggctggttcaaaatacgcaaatcaataaatgtaatccagcatataaacagaaccaaagacaaaaaccacatgattatctcaatagatgcagaaaaggcctttgacaaaattcaacaatacttcatgctaaaaattctcaataaattaggtattgataggacgtatctcaaaataataagagctatctatgacaagcccacagccaatatactgaatgggcaaaaactggtagtattccctttgaaaactggcacaagacagggatgcagtctctcaccactcctattcaacacagtgctggaagttctggccaggccaatcaggaaggagaaggaaataaagggtattcaattaggaaaagaggaagtcaaattgtccctgtttgcagatgacatgattgtatatctagaaaaccccattgtctcagcccaaaatttccttaagctgattagcaacttcagcaaagtctcaggatacaaaatcaatgtacaaaaatcacaagcattcctgtacaccgaTCACAGAccaacagacagccaaatcatgagtgaactcccattcacagttgcttcaaagagaataaaatacctaggaatccaacttacaagggatgtgaaggacctcttcaaggagaactacaaaccactgctcaatgaaataaaagaggatacaaacaaatggaagaacattccatgctcatgggttgaaagaatcaatattgtgaaaatggccatactgcccaaggtaattgatagattcaatgccatctccatcaagctaccaatgactttcttcacagaattggaaaaaactactttcaagttcatagggaaccaaaaaagagcccgcatcaccaagtcaatcctaagccaaaagaacaaagctggaggcatcaagctacctgactttaaactatactacaaggctacagtaaccaatacagcatggtactggtatcacaacagtgacatagatcaatggaacagaacagagccctcagaaataatgccgcatatccacaactatctgatctttgacaaacctgacaaaaacaagaattggggaaaggattccctgtttaataaatggtgctgggaaaactggctagccatatgtagaaagctgaaactggatcccttccttacaccttatgcaaaaattaattcaagatggattaaagacttaaatgtgagacctaaaaccattaaaaccctacaacaaaccctaggcaataccattcaggacataggtgtgggcaaggacttcatgtctaaaacaccaaaagcaatggcaacaaaagccaaaattgacaaatgggatctaattaaactaaggagcttctgcacagcaaaagaaactaccatcagagtgaacaggcaacctacagaatgggagaaaatttttgcaacctactcatctgacaaagggctaatatccagagtctacaatgaactcaaacaaatttacaagaaaaaaacaaccccatcaaaaagtgggcaaaggacatgaacagacacttctcaaaagaagacatttgtgcagccaaaaaacatatgaaaaaatgctcatcatcactggccatcagagaaatgcaaatcaaaaccacattgagatatcatctcacaccagttagaatggcaatcattaaaaagtcaggaaacaataggtgctggagaggatgtggagaaatagaaacacttttacactgttggtgggactgtcaactagttcaaccattgtggaagtcagtgtggtgattcctcagggatctagaactagaaataccatttgacccagccatctcattactgggtatatacccaaaggactataaatcatgctgctataaagacacatgcacacgtatgtttgttgtggcactattcacaatagcgaagagttggaaccaacccaaatgtccaacaactatagactggattaagaaaatgtggcacatatacaccatggaatactatgcagccataaaaaatgatgagttcgtgtcctttgtagggacatggatgaaactggaaaacatcattctcagtaaactatcgcaaggacaaaaaaacaaacaccgcatgttctcaatcataggtggaaactgaacaatgagaactcatggacacaggaaggggaacatcacactccggggactgttgtggggtggggggaggggggacagacagcattaggtgatatacctaatgctaaatgatgagttaatgggtgcagcaaaacaacatggcgcatggatacatatgtaacaaacctgcacattgtgcacatgtaccctaaaacctaaagtataataaaaaaaatagagaaaaatacagtttttgaGGTCATtttagaagagaaggaaggagaggtgaGAAATAGGAGGGGAGTAGAATTAAGAGAAACCAGGGAGGTATCATGAATTGGGTTACGTGCTGTAAAATAACCAGTGACAAATCCTCTATGATTAGGCAACAGgtagaaaatttgagaaatatagtagatttaatgttttaattttaatttttattctcttttgcaACAAATATCTATCTTCTACTTGCCTTCCACATGTTGCAATattatctgtgtctgtgtgtttgcttACTTGCAAACATTAGGGATTTCTAAATGGCGTGGAATAGATAGGAGTTTTAAGATGATTTTGAAAGGTTTCAAGATGCTGACATCAGGATTATCTAAGCATTATTCTTACATTTTATAAGTCATACCATAGTCCTTGAATATAATCTCTCACAGATTAATTTAAATCTAACTAGTAACAATCACTTCATATGTTTTCATCTTATATAGCAGTCAAGTTTACAATAATCTTATTAAGCACTGACCTTAAGAGTATTTATATTAGTTAGATAATGAATTAAATTCCGATGagagcaaaacaaaataacagtTAAACAAATTAGAAGTTTATTTCTGATTTATGTAAAATTCTGAGCTGGTATGTCATATCAGCTCTGCCAAGGTTTTCGGAGCTCCAACTAATTTactcttctttctctgctttctgtAAAGAGTTACTCTCATCTATATGATTCAGGATGGCTCAGCACTACATCCACATTACAGCCAGTGAGAGGCagaaaagaagaagggaagggcaAATCTATTTTATCAATGGATGGATAAAAGTAGCTTACTTTTCTTTTATCACATTCTCTTAGCCAGAAGTTACCCTTTTGCCATAGCAAATCTagtttgagaatttaaaaaaaaaggaaattctggtcaattttgttttgttttatttagctttgctttaaaaaatttatttaacttatttattctcAGGACCTGTCCCATAAATACCAGCTCTGGCTCTGAGGAGCAAATACTTAACCTGGTTAAGGGAAAGGTACTAGCTTCTAGTGCAGGCTGAGGCTCTGCCAAATCTGTCTGTTGTCTGGATGTCTGGATGATCACTTAGCCATCTAATCACTTCACTATTCATGCTCAGTATGCACAAATATAGATAGACATGTTGGACAAAGTCATTTCCATGCTCTAATTCAGGTCTGTCACTCCAAAAAATTACCTACTCTGAAGTTTATGAAATTAACTAGAAGCATGTTAGTAGACATTTTGAAAGTTTTTCTGTAAGATTTTCAATTGGTATCCTCctcaaataaatatcttttatttcccCCCAAAAGTAGCAGCTAGTCTAAATTAGCATATTCTGTTTATGTCACATAAAGAATGagctaaaatgtattttttaattttttactaccTATCCTTATAACAGGAACCTAAGAGATTTTATCTGACATGGCATGGAAGAATTAACTATAATCAGAAAAGGAATGTCAGGTACCAGGTTCTCAACTTATAGTTGAGTTAAGATAACTTATTGCTAAGTTATCTAAACAATTAATTTACAAAAGTGGtgattattcatttgtttattagcACTGGTGGCAAAATCTGAGCATTAAAGATGTgagataaaaaagcaaaatgtaaaagaaagagaTACAATAGAAATGAATATGAGTAAGAAATTAAGTGACATAAACCGAAAAGATTAGACGCTGTTTCAATTAAATCACTATCTCTAGTGTCTCCTGACACAAAACAAAGTcagaaaaactacagaggagCAATGCAAAACAATgttctaagaaaatataaaaaatgtttgccctttaaaaaatatctacgAATCCAACATTCTCATTTCCCACTGAAGGAAATTATGAGAAGAAACTGCACGTTGGTGACTGAGTTCATTCTCCTGGGACTGGCCAATCACCAGGAATTAGAGATTCTCCTCTTCAGGCTGTTTCTGGCCATTTACATGGTCACGGTGGCAGGGAATCTTGGCATGATTGTCCTCATCCAGGCCAACGCCCGGCTCCACACGCCCATGTACATTTTCCTGAGCCACTTATCCTTCGTGGATCTGTGCTTCTCTTCCAATGTGACTCCAAAGATGCTGGAGATTTTCCTTTCAGAGAAGAAAAGCATTTCCCATCCTGCCTGTCTTGTGCAATGTTACCTTTTTATTGCCTTGGTCCATGTTGAGATCTACATCCTGGCTGTGATGGCCTTTGACCGGTACGTGGCCATCTGCAACCCTCTGCTTTACGGCAGCAAAATGTCCAAGACTGTGTGCTCATTCCTCATCACGGTGCCTTACGTGTATGGAGCGCTCACTAGGCTGATGGAGACCATGTGGACCTACAACCTAGCCTTCTGTGGCCCCAACACAATTAATCACTTCTACTGTGCGGACCCACCACTGATTAAGCTGGCTTGTTCTGACACTTACAAGGAGTTGTCAATGTTTGTTGTGGCTGGTTTCAACTTCACTTATTCTCTCCTTATCATCCTCATTTCCTATCTCTACATATTTCCTGCCACCCTAAGGATACGCTCTACAGAAGGCCGGCGCAAAGCTTTTTCTACCTGTGGCTCCTATCTGACAGCTGTTACTATTTTCTATTCAGCTCTTTTCTTCATGTATCTTAGACCTCCATCAGAAGAGTCCGTGGAGCAGGGGAAAATGGTAGCTGTATTTTATACCACTGTGATCCCCATGTTGAATCCCATGATCTATAGTCTGAGGAACAGAGATGTGAAAGATGCTTTATCCAAAGAACTGTTCAAaagaaattgttttctaaataaacatcACTACTCATTTTTGTCATGTTGTCATTTTATTTACCTTATGATTTTTCATAGAGCATAGTCTGATACAAATATatccaaaattatatattttcttagaaGTGTTGGGGAATTTTTATGAAgtgtgaataaaagaaaaatgtgtgtttaCATCAATTAACAGAAATTTTGAATTCAATATAATTTTGCCTGCCCATACCCCAAAGTAAGAAGCTCTATAGTGAAGAatcaatgtaaattttaaaaaatctaatttatactttagagaaaaaaactCCTTAAAACCAGacctggattttctttttggaaGGAGTTAGGCATATAGTTTTAGACTGCTTCTTAAACatatattaaactttttaaaaataaaaataaaacaaacaaacacacaaaaaacagcatctcactccatcacccaggatggactcgagtgcagcggtgtgatcacagcttactgcaatcttGATCTCTGGTGCTCAAATCATCCTTCTATCTCAGCCCCTCACCTCTGCCatagtagttgggaccacaggtgtacaccaccatacctgactaatttttgtgtctttttgtagagacggggtttcatcatgctgcccagactggtcttgaaatgctgagctcaagtaatctacctgcttgggcttcccaaagtttaggaattacaggtgtaagccactctGCCCGGCCTATAATAAGCTTTAAGAAAAATAGCACTTCTGCTAAACTCTACTAAATACTTTTGTCTCTTACAAAGAAAATCAACATTCCACTTTACCATATTCAACCTAAAATATGAGCCTCATCCCTTGCACACTCAGCTGTCATCTCAGCTGTTGCCTCTGCCTGTACCAACCTCATCTCCAGCCTAAAACACACCAACACTCTGGTCCACAGTGAGCCGCACTTATGTTTCCACAGTCCATACCTGGTTTATTTCTTGGCTTtctagaggaaaaataaatgaccAGTAGGCTTCTAAATTGAATGTTACCTAAAAGTCTGTCTAAGGAGATCCAAGGCTAATAGATAATCTGTTCAATGCATGTTTAAAACCACATCAACCCAAAAGGTGCAACATGTGGTTGTAATGATATTATCATCTCACATTTGTATAGGATCACTGTCTTCCAATCTTGAAGATGTGTGTTTTTGGGTGTGGAGGCCTTTAGTTCCCCTAGAGGTAACCTGGAACTTAAGATAAAATCACATACAAGGAAGTGAGAGACT contains these protein-coding regions:
- the LOC129488509 gene encoding olfactory receptor 5M8-like — protein: MRRNCTLVTEFILLGLANHQELEILLFRLFLAIYMVTVAGNLGMIVLIQANARLHTPMYIFLSHLSFVDLCFSSNVTPKMLEIFLSEKKSISHPACLVQCYLFIALVHVEIYILAVMAFDRYVAICNPLLYGSKMSKTVCSFLITVPYVYGALTRLMETMWTYNLAFCGPNTINHFYCADPPLIKLACSDTYKELSMFVVAGFNFTYSLLIILISYLYIFPATLRIRSTEGRRKAFSTCGSYLTAVTIFYSALFFMYLRPPSEESVEQGKMVAVFYTTVIPMLNPMIYSLRNRDVKDALSKELFKRNCFLNKHHYSFLSCCHFIYLMIFHRA